Proteins encoded in a region of the Flavobacterium sp. PMTSA4 genome:
- a CDS encoding DUF1573 domain-containing protein, whose amino-acid sequence MKKSILIFMILLSGFIFAQDGPKIEFKDKDNTLDYGTVNKEDDNGLRSFVFTNTGNAPLIILDAKSTCGCTVPSFSKEPIPPGGTGKIEVKYNMNLGPIRKTITIETNAVNYDEGRVPLKIKGEVVTKPVENLLEKKSKSPMMQ is encoded by the coding sequence ATGAAAAAATCTATACTTATTTTTATGATACTTTTATCGGGATTTATTTTTGCCCAAGATGGCCCAAAAATTGAATTTAAAGATAAAGACAATACACTAGACTATGGAACCGTAAACAAAGAAGATGATAATGGTCTGAGAAGTTTTGTGTTCACAAACACCGGTAATGCTCCGTTAATCATTCTTGATGCCAAAAGTACTTGTGGATGTACAGTACCAAGTTTTTCAAAAGAACCTATTCCACCAGGTGGAACCGGAAAGATTGAGGTAAAATACAACATGAACCTTGGACCAATCCGCAAAACCATTACTATTGAAACTAATGCAGTGAATTATGACGAAGGTCGAGTGCCATTAAAAATAAAAGGTGAAGTAGTGACAAAACCTGTAGAAAACCTACTCGAAAAGAAAAGCAAAAGTCCGATGATGCAATAA
- a CDS encoding PDZ domain-containing protein, with translation MRIFILSFFLFLAVFPSFSQDGFQIKGDKCKVTIPFKLINNLIFVPIKLNGEELTFLLDTGVEETVLFSLNVDSEVELNNIEVIKLKGLGDSESIDGYKSSHNELSVKQFFDKDHIVYIVLDQEFNFSSHVGIPVNGIIGYHFFKNHFIQIDYQKKHLIIFNNKYMKKEKLIKRYRKDSISLELRKPYLYENISSKGVKKHSKLLIDTGNSDAVWIFNHEKAEVPLPDIFLEDFLGRGFNGNVYGKRARIDYVEFGGHNFENALTNFADSTSTKSVTFVNNRVGSIGGEILSRFNLFFDYRNNAIYTQPNKKIDDLFNFNMSGIEVEHAGLEWIKEVENKSSDGISIFIDSDGKNAYNNQGRKENNAQFRLIPIFKIFSVRQNSEAEKAGLKKGDRILKIDGRSVERFTIQKIHELLRSEEGRVVEMVIERNGMERLIRFKLKKIL, from the coding sequence ATGCGAATTTTTATACTCTCATTTTTTCTATTCCTTGCTGTTTTTCCTTCTTTTTCTCAAGATGGATTTCAGATAAAAGGGGATAAGTGTAAAGTAACTATTCCTTTTAAACTTATTAATAATTTAATTTTTGTTCCAATAAAACTAAATGGAGAAGAATTAACTTTTCTTTTAGATACTGGTGTAGAAGAAACTGTATTGTTTAGTTTAAATGTTGATAGTGAAGTAGAATTGAATAATATTGAAGTGATAAAATTGAAGGGTCTAGGTGATAGTGAATCTATTGATGGATATAAATCATCACATAATGAATTATCTGTTAAGCAATTTTTTGATAAAGATCATATAGTTTACATTGTTCTTGATCAAGAATTTAATTTTTCTTCGCATGTTGGTATACCTGTTAATGGAATTATAGGATATCATTTTTTTAAAAACCATTTTATACAAATTGACTATCAAAAAAAACATCTCATAATTTTTAACAATAAATATATGAAGAAAGAAAAGCTCATAAAAAGATACAGAAAAGACTCTATTTCGTTAGAGTTAAGGAAACCATATCTTTATGAAAATATATCAAGCAAAGGAGTAAAAAAGCACTCTAAACTTTTAATTGATACAGGAAACAGTGATGCTGTATGGATATTTAACCATGAAAAAGCGGAAGTTCCTTTGCCCGATATTTTTTTAGAAGACTTTTTAGGAAGGGGATTTAACGGAAATGTTTACGGAAAAAGGGCAAGAATAGATTATGTTGAATTTGGTGGACATAATTTTGAAAATGCTTTAACTAACTTTGCAGATTCAACATCAACTAAAAGCGTAACTTTTGTAAATAACAGGGTTGGCTCTATTGGAGGTGAAATTTTATCGAGATTTAATTTGTTTTTTGATTATAGAAATAATGCTATTTATACTCAGCCAAATAAAAAAATTGACGATCTTTTTAATTTTAATATGAGTGGAATTGAAGTGGAACATGCTGGATTAGAATGGATAAAGGAAGTTGAGAATAAATCTAGCGATGGTATTTCAATTTTTATAGATTCTGATGGTAAAAACGCTTATAATAATCAAGGGAGAAAGGAAAATAATGCTCAATTTAGATTGATTCCAATATTTAAAATTTTTAGCGTTCGTCAAAATTCCGAAGCAGAAAAAGCAGGTTTAAAAAAAGGAGATAGAATCTTAAAAATTGATGGTAGAAGTGTAGAACGTTTTACTATTCAAAAAATTCATGAGTTGCTAAGATCTGAAGAAGGAAGAGTAGTTGAAATGGTTATTGAGCGAAATGGAATGGAACGATTGATAAGGTTTAAACTTAAAAAAATACTATAA
- a CDS encoding pyridoxal phosphate-dependent aminotransferase, with the protein MPRISKKGQWMPESPIRKLVPFAEMAKKKGHKVYHLNIGQPDIKTPEVAINAVKNTDITVLEYSHSAGFESYRKKLSAYYKTHGLPVETEDIIITTGGSEALLFAIGTALDQGEEIIIPEPFYANYNGFSTASGVTVVPVTTSLENNFELPPISEFEKLITPKTKAILICNPGNPTGRLYTYNEIVLLAEIVKKHDLFLIADEVYREFIYDVNEKHYSVLNIEGIEQNAIMIDSVSKRFSMCGARIGCIVSKNKDVMEAAMKFAQARLSPPTFAQIASEAALDTPQSYFDEVTIEYKSRRDTLVEELNKIEGVEVGVPSGAFYCIAKLPVDNADDFARWLLESYDKNGETVMIAPAEGFYSTQGLGLKEVRIAYVLKKEDLIRSVEILKDALKVYNSL; encoded by the coding sequence ATGCCAAGAATATCCAAAAAAGGGCAATGGATGCCTGAATCACCTATTAGAAAGCTAGTTCCATTTGCTGAAATGGCTAAAAAGAAAGGTCACAAAGTATATCATTTAAATATTGGGCAACCTGATATTAAAACTCCTGAAGTAGCTATAAACGCAGTAAAAAATACTGATATTACCGTATTAGAATACAGCCATTCTGCGGGTTTTGAAAGCTATCGCAAGAAACTTTCTGCCTACTATAAAACTCATGGATTACCAGTAGAAACCGAAGATATCATCATTACAACAGGTGGTTCTGAAGCACTACTTTTTGCTATTGGTACTGCTTTAGACCAAGGCGAAGAAATCATTATTCCCGAGCCATTCTATGCCAACTACAATGGCTTTTCTACAGCATCTGGAGTAACGGTCGTTCCAGTAACAACATCTTTAGAAAACAATTTTGAGTTACCTCCTATTTCAGAATTTGAAAAATTAATAACACCAAAGACAAAGGCTATCCTAATCTGTAATCCTGGTAACCCTACAGGAAGACTATATACCTATAACGAAATTGTGCTTTTGGCAGAGATTGTAAAAAAACACGATTTATTCCTAATTGCTGATGAAGTCTACAGAGAGTTCATTTATGACGTAAACGAAAAACACTATTCAGTTTTAAACATCGAAGGAATTGAACAAAACGCTATCATGATTGACTCAGTTTCCAAACGTTTCAGTATGTGTGGTGCTCGTATCGGTTGCATAGTATCCAAAAACAAAGACGTAATGGAAGCAGCTATGAAGTTTGCACAAGCACGTTTATCACCGCCTACATTTGCACAAATTGCCAGCGAAGCAGCTCTAGACACACCACAAAGCTACTTTGATGAAGTAACTATAGAATACAAAAGCCGTAGAGACACTTTAGTCGAAGAGTTAAACAAAATTGAAGGCGTAGAAGTTGGAGTTCCTAGTGGTGCATTCTACTGCATAGCAAAGTTACCTGTTGACAATGCTGATGATTTTGCACGTTGGCTATTAGAATCTTACGACAAGAATGGCGAAACAGTAATGATTGCTCCAGCCGAAGGTTTCTACTCTACCCAAGGTTTAGGGTTAAAAGAAGTACGCATTGCCTATGTATTAAAGAAAGAAGATTTAATTCGTTCAGTAGAAATACTAAAAGATGCGTTAAAAGTTTATAACTCTTTATAA
- a CDS encoding T9SS type B sorting domain-containing protein, translating into MKRILFFLLSIISLQSYSQCFEIQTILVDACSAVSPSNDEGFNEMVRFKVGPAALNTSTLTVTWPSNAWTGLIQNAVTATKVAAINQSIILNGNCGLVLEPTGGVLPANAEVLLVTSQNFTVNFNSFNSLTSTLYIIFQNNTTTTAGHFGNYNATPGTRTLTMSFGGACTDTVTYERSNLINIFGTYGGASSDQDGAAVNFTPAGVPTYVNYGCVAPVTPFTVTASANPNTCVSPGTTINLFGTAEGYQSLNWTSSNGTVTNPSNLNATYVVPNNATGTITFTLTATNSCGDSINATTSITVGINPPTVVSPVTYCQNNAATPLTATPSAGGTLNWYGTNATGGTASSTAPTPSTTILGTTTYYVSQTIGGCESTRASIVVTITNQSPTATPQLFCDTANSTPTSVAFDFNNAGQSSFTYTYTIDGGTPVTGSLVAPSNYTVNGVLPGQVVTFTLTWNGICAPSLTASTTVPSFTQLGPFCAGQIFSLPTTSINGKTGTWSPTINNAATTTYTFTPNGGQCASRTSMTVVINPNITPTFNAIAPICGGQTLSPLPTTSTNGVTGTWSPALNNNATTTYTFTPLVGQCSSNATLTITVNPNITPTFTLVSAICSGQALTPLPTTSNNGITGTWSPALNNTATTTYTFTPNVGQCATPATLTITVNPNVTPTFNAVAPVCSGQIMTALPTTSTNGITGTWSPALNNTSTTTYTFTPNAGQCSTTTTLTITVNPNVTPTFNSVAPICDGQALAPLPTTSTNGFNGSWTPAINNAATTIYTFTPTSGQCATTTTLTITVNPNILPTFNSIAPICSGQSLSPLPTTSTNGFTGTWSPALNNTATTTYTFTPTAGQCATTAALTIVVNSNVTPTFTVVAPVCAGQTMTALPTTSANGITGIWSPALNNTTTTTYTFTPNVGQCAMTTTLQIIVIQQVNPVVDIVETCNANTVTVTNPVGIEYEYSVDGLPYQSSPVFNNLASGNHTIVAHHIPANCFSNTTTFTIVMVGNDVVVNNNPPALVLCDTNNDGFNVFDLTSAINSITGGASYNVSFHETITDALVNGTTIPTPANYFSINPWMQTIYVRVESTTTTCYEIVELQLVVNPTPEATEPDDLHLCDYTGAVGYEPFNLTLVIPQVLGSIDPSTHTVTFYTSLADAQTPSNAITNVASYINSVIDQQTIYVRVETTATGCFDIVDFDIIVDPLPNSTQPNYPQYSLCDNDQSLIGYEVFDLQSQVANILLGQTGMSVHFYPSLTDAQNDTNEITNLSYQNAIIYVQTLGIRITNDATGCYVISTMDIRVEPLPTPIPPTQPYTVCDDDQDGFAQFDLNTLTTDILQGANYTLTFHETLTNAQTGDNPLPMLYTNINPFVQIIYVRAEDPTTGCIGITTVELNVNPSPEAITGLPNIEICDTDSNTQNGQTIVNLAQQTPLVLAQQPLPASAYTVTYYTSQTLAEQGSLPIMNVTNYTNTTNPQTIWVRVENIASKCYNIGSFQIIVGTPLVVATPQPINECDDDANPNDQHTNFDLTVRQITALPGYTINYYPSLAEAQTGTNQITTPTNYINVPAAVQTLGVEIISPQGCKSYTTLNIRVLPIPTPRTNPATLAAVCENATGSGQATVDLTATAAYIANGDPNVALHYFYTQSDLENNVNEILTPTAALVGDPSIAGTTINQVQYIYIAVSSTQNFDYTSRPCYKMVEQGFIINPLPVVDIVGTNNEYQVCEDDASGVNDGFEVFDLTSQVADLLEGNTTTPTSNYSVAFYLDAAATTPVPNPSAYTNISNPQPIYVVITNTTTGCTSDIGTFNILVNPKPIVATLLDDFESCDTDGVNDGMMFYDNNPLGLGDYIDDILGATQAPADYMVEFYLSQADAEAGISANAIQNLSTYQVQTGTYWIRVTNNATGCYILDDFNVVIEQLAEPLITTNTGSAIACVDWNTTAVNNNLILDSNVANAANYTFEWYADGVLLSETGPTLAVTDISVDQVVYSVIATSITPANLGCASEEVFFTVVRSGPAANLTYTVTNAFSDTQIITVTNDGYGIYHYSLDDGPILDNGGIFTDVTLGEHTVYVWDVRDVNGYSCGVQSISGVQIIDYPHYFTPNGDGFNDTWNIVGLEGQPGAKIYIFDRYGKLLKQISSTSAGWDGTMNGHLLPSTDYWFTVDYLEGGAMKQFRAHFSLKR; encoded by the coding sequence ATGAAAAGAATTTTATTTTTTTTACTCTCTATAATTTCACTACAAAGTTATTCACAATGTTTTGAAATCCAAACAATTTTAGTTGATGCTTGTTCAGCAGTTTCTCCATCTAATGACGAAGGTTTTAATGAAATGGTTCGTTTTAAAGTTGGTCCAGCAGCATTAAATACTTCTACATTAACAGTTACATGGCCTTCAAATGCTTGGACAGGTTTAATTCAAAATGCGGTAACTGCTACAAAAGTAGCTGCAATAAATCAATCTATTATTTTAAATGGAAATTGTGGTCTTGTGCTTGAACCAACAGGTGGTGTGTTACCAGCAAATGCTGAAGTATTATTAGTTACTAGTCAAAATTTTACAGTTAATTTTAATTCATTCAACTCTTTGACGAGTACTTTGTATATTATTTTCCAGAATAATACAACGACTACAGCTGGACATTTTGGAAATTATAATGCAACACCAGGTACACGAACACTGACAATGTCATTTGGTGGTGCATGTACAGATACAGTTACTTATGAAAGAAGTAATCTTATTAATATTTTTGGAACTTATGGAGGTGCATCTTCAGATCAAGATGGTGCAGCAGTTAATTTTACTCCTGCAGGAGTTCCAACATATGTTAACTATGGTTGTGTTGCTCCAGTAACTCCATTTACAGTAACGGCAAGTGCAAATCCTAATACTTGTGTTTCGCCAGGAACAACAATTAATTTATTTGGTACTGCTGAAGGTTATCAATCATTAAATTGGACTAGTAGTAATGGAACGGTTACAAATCCGAGTAATCTTAATGCAACTTACGTAGTGCCAAATAACGCAACTGGCACAATAACATTTACATTAACAGCTACGAATAGTTGTGGCGATTCAATAAACGCAACAACTTCGATAACAGTTGGAATAAATCCACCAACTGTAGTTTCCCCCGTTACTTACTGTCAAAATAATGCTGCAACTCCATTAACAGCTACTCCAAGTGCTGGAGGAACATTAAATTGGTATGGAACAAATGCAACTGGTGGAACTGCTTCTTCAACGGCTCCAACTCCTTCAACAACAATATTAGGAACAACTACTTACTATGTTAGTCAAACTATTGGTGGTTGTGAAAGTACTAGAGCATCTATAGTTGTAACTATTACAAATCAGTCGCCAACTGCAACACCTCAGTTGTTTTGTGATACGGCAAATTCAACTCCAACTTCAGTTGCATTTGATTTTAATAATGCAGGGCAAAGTAGTTTTACTTATACTTATACAATAGATGGCGGAACTCCAGTTACAGGAAGCTTGGTAGCTCCTTCTAATTATACAGTAAATGGAGTACTTCCAGGACAAGTAGTAACTTTTACATTAACTTGGAATGGTATATGTGCTCCGAGTTTAACAGCTTCTACAACAGTACCTTCATTCACACAGTTAGGACCATTTTGTGCTGGTCAAATTTTTTCATTACCAACTACTTCTATAAATGGTAAAACTGGAACATGGTCACCTACTATTAATAATGCGGCTACTACAACATATACTTTTACTCCAAATGGAGGACAATGTGCATCAAGAACTTCAATGACAGTTGTTATTAATCCTAATATAACACCAACTTTTAATGCTATCGCTCCAATTTGTGGTGGACAAACATTATCTCCATTACCTACAACATCAACTAATGGAGTTACTGGAACTTGGTCACCGGCACTCAATAATAATGCTACTACAACCTATACTTTTACTCCTTTGGTTGGACAGTGTTCCTCTAATGCAACTTTAACAATTACCGTTAACCCAAATATAACTCCAACATTTACCCTGGTTAGTGCAATTTGTAGCGGACAAGCATTAACCCCACTACCAACTACATCTAACAATGGAATAACTGGTACATGGTCACCAGCATTGAATAATACCGCAACAACCACTTATACCTTTACGCCAAATGTAGGACAATGTGCTACGCCAGCTACGTTAACGATAACTGTTAATCCAAATGTAACTCCAACATTTAATGCCGTTGCTCCAGTTTGTTCAGGTCAAATAATGACTGCTTTACCAACAACTTCAACAAATGGAATAACGGGAACATGGTCACCAGCTTTGAATAATACATCTACAACCACTTATACATTTACACCAAATGCAGGACAATGTTCTACGACAACTACGTTAACTATTACTGTTAATCCAAATGTAACGCCAACCTTTAATTCTGTTGCGCCAATTTGTGATGGACAAGCTTTAGCTCCTTTGCCAACAACGTCAACCAATGGTTTTAATGGTTCTTGGACTCCAGCTATAAATAATGCTGCCACTACAATCTACACTTTCACACCAACTTCAGGACAGTGTGCAACTACAACTACTTTAACTATAACAGTTAATCCAAATATTCTACCAACATTTAATTCTATTGCTCCTATCTGTAGCGGACAGTCTTTAAGTCCTTTGCCAACAACATCAACGAATGGATTTACGGGAACTTGGTCGCCAGCATTAAATAACACTGCCACTACAACGTATACATTTACACCAACTGCCGGACAATGCGCAACAACTGCTGCATTGACTATTGTTGTTAATTCAAATGTAACTCCAACTTTTACTGTGGTTGCGCCAGTTTGTGCAGGACAAACAATGACTGCATTACCAACAACTTCCGCAAATGGAATAACAGGAATTTGGTCACCAGCATTAAATAATACTACAACAACCACATATACATTTACACCAAACGTAGGACAATGTGCTATGACAACAACATTACAAATAATAGTAATTCAGCAAGTGAATCCAGTGGTTGATATAGTTGAAACATGTAATGCTAATACAGTAACAGTGACAAATCCAGTTGGAATTGAATATGAATATTCAGTGGATGGATTGCCTTATCAATCTAGTCCAGTTTTTAATAATTTAGCTTCAGGGAATCATACTATTGTTGCTCATCATATTCCAGCAAATTGTTTTTCTAATACTACAACTTTTACAATTGTAATGGTTGGGAATGATGTAGTAGTTAATAATAATCCACCTGCATTAGTTTTGTGTGATACTAATAACGATGGGTTTAATGTTTTTGATTTAACATCTGCAATAAATTCTATTACAGGTGGCGCGAGTTATAATGTAAGTTTTCATGAAACGATTACAGATGCCTTGGTTAATGGTACGACAATTCCAACTCCAGCTAATTATTTTAGTATTAATCCTTGGATGCAAACTATCTATGTTAGAGTTGAATCAACTACTACTACTTGTTATGAAATTGTTGAACTTCAACTAGTAGTCAACCCAACGCCAGAAGCTACGGAGCCAGATGATTTACATTTATGTGATTATACGGGAGCAGTAGGTTATGAGCCTTTTAACCTGACACTAGTAATCCCACAAGTATTAGGAAGCATTGACCCATCAACACATACGGTAACGTTTTACACGAGTTTAGCAGATGCACAAACGCCAAGTAATGCGATAACCAATGTGGCGAGTTACATTAATAGTGTAATAGACCAACAAACGATTTATGTGCGAGTAGAAACTACGGCAACAGGATGTTTTGATATAGTAGACTTTGATATCATTGTTGATCCACTACCAAATTCGACACAGCCAAACTATCCGCAGTATTCGTTGTGTGACAACGACCAAAGTTTGATTGGTTATGAAGTGTTCGATTTACAAAGCCAAGTGGCTAATATACTGTTAGGCCAAACCGGTATGAGTGTACACTTCTATCCAAGTTTGACCGATGCACAAAATGATACCAATGAGATAACAAATCTGAGCTATCAAAATGCGATTATCTATGTTCAAACGTTAGGAATCCGTATTACCAATGATGCTACAGGATGTTACGTTATCTCAACGATGGACATCAGAGTAGAACCATTACCGACACCAATACCACCAACACAGCCCTATACCGTTTGTGATGATGATCAGGATGGCTTTGCACAGTTTGATTTGAATACTTTGACAACAGATATTCTTCAAGGAGCAAATTACACGTTGACTTTCCATGAAACATTGACCAATGCACAAACAGGAGACAACCCATTACCGATGTTGTACACTAACATCAATCCGTTTGTACAAATCATCTATGTAAGAGCCGAAGACCCAACTACAGGATGCATAGGCATCACTACAGTAGAGTTGAATGTCAATCCAAGTCCAGAAGCCATTACAGGTTTACCAAACATAGAGATATGTGATACCGATAGCAATACGCAAAACGGACAAACGATAGTGAACTTAGCGCAACAAACTCCGTTAGTATTAGCACAACAACCACTACCAGCATCAGCGTATACAGTGACCTATTATACTTCACAAACATTGGCAGAACAAGGAAGCCTTCCGATCATGAATGTGACTAATTATACCAACACTACCAACCCACAAACTATTTGGGTTAGAGTAGAGAATATAGCAAGTAAGTGTTATAACATTGGTTCGTTCCAGATAATTGTTGGCACACCGTTAGTAGTAGCAACACCACAACCAATCAATGAGTGTGATGACGATGCCAATCCAAATGACCAACACACCAACTTTGATTTGACGGTACGACAAATCACTGCACTACCAGGTTATACGATAAACTACTATCCAAGTTTAGCTGAAGCACAAACAGGCACAAATCAAATCACTACACCAACCAACTATATCAATGTACCTGCAGCAGTACAAACCTTAGGAGTAGAGATTATCAGTCCACAAGGTTGTAAAAGCTATACGACGTTAAACATCAGAGTGTTGCCAATACCAACACCAAGAACCAATCCAGCGACTTTAGCCGCAGTATGTGAAAACGCCACAGGTTCAGGACAGGCAACAGTAGATTTAACGGCAACAGCAGCCTATATTGCTAATGGTGACCCGAATGTAGCTTTACATTACTTCTATACCCAATCGGATTTGGAGAACAATGTAAACGAGATACTAACACCAACGGCAGCCTTAGTAGGCGACCCAAGTATAGCAGGTACTACAATAAATCAAGTGCAGTACATTTATATAGCCGTATCAAGTACACAAAACTTTGATTACACCAGCAGACCATGTTATAAAATGGTAGAACAAGGCTTTATAATAAACCCACTACCAGTAGTTGACATCGTAGGCACAAACAACGAATACCAAGTATGTGAAGACGATGCAAGTGGTGTGAACGATGGCTTTGAAGTATTTGATTTAACCAGTCAGGTAGCCGACTTATTGGAAGGGAATACCACAACCCCAACGTCAAACTATAGTGTAGCCTTCTATTTAGATGCTGCAGCTACAACGCCAGTACCAAACCCAAGTGCTTACACCAACATTAGTAACCCACAACCTATCTATGTAGTAATCACTAACACTACCACAGGATGTACCAGTGATATCGGTACCTTCAACATTTTGGTAAACCCAAAACCTATAGTGGCAACACTATTAGATGACTTTGAGAGCTGTGATACCGATGGCGTAAACGATGGCATGATGTTCTATGACAACAACCCATTAGGATTAGGCGACTACATCGATGACATCTTAGGAGCTACCCAAGCACCAGCCGATTACATGGTAGAGTTCTACCTGAGTCAGGCGGATGCAGAGGCAGGCATTAGTGCCAATGCGATACAAAACCTGTCAACCTATCAAGTACAAACAGGAACCTATTGGATACGCGTAACCAATAACGCAACAGGATGTTACATCTTGGATGACTTTAATGTAGTGATAGAACAATTGGCCGAGCCATTAATCACTACCAATACCGGAAGCGCAATAGCGTGTGTGGATTGGAACACTACAGCTGTAAACAACAACCTGATACTAGACAGTAATGTAGCCAATGCGGCGAACTATACCTTTGAGTGGTATGCCGATGGAGTATTATTATCAGAAACAGGACCAACGTTAGCGGTAACCGATATTAGTGTAGACCAAGTAGTGTATAGTGTTATAGCAACAAGTATAACCCCAGCCAACTTAGGATGTGCATCAGAAGAAGTATTCTTCACGGTGGTACGTTCAGGACCGGCGGCTAACCTGACGTATACGGTAACCAATGCCTTTAGTGATACACAAATCATTACAGTGACAAACGATGGATATGGAATTTACCACTACAGTTTAGACGACGGACCAATCTTAGATAATGGAGGAATCTTCACCGATGTAACCTTAGGAGAACATACGGTATATGTATGGGATGTTAGAGATGTGAATGGCTACTCGTGTGGAGTACAAAGCATCAGTGGCGTACAAATCATTGATTATCCACATTACTTCACTCCAAATGGCGATGGCTTTAATGATACATGGAATATTGTAGGTTTAGAAGGCCAACCGGGAGCTAAGATTTACATCTTTGACCGCTACGGTAAACTATTGAAACAAATCAGTTCAACGAGTGCAGGATGGGATGGTACTATGAACGGTCACCTGTTGCCATCAACCGATTACTGGTTTACGGTAGATTATCTGGAAGGTGGAGCAATGAAACAATTCAGAGCACACTTCTCGTTGAAACGATAA
- a CDS encoding proline dehydrogenase family protein: MEKIFNNTEVAFGLKTDTELDRAYFLFKMIANEPLVRIGTAVTNFAIKAHLPVEGLIRATVFDHFCGGTTEEDCLSVVDKMYTKGVSSVLDYSVEGKEEENQFDAALAMTLKTVDFAKERQAIPFAVFKPTGIGRFDLYVKIGEKKELNQAEQEEWNRVVARFDLICKTAHEKDVALLIDGEESWMQDAADDIVTEMMRRYNKEKAIVFNTLQMYRWDRLDYLKKLHQVAKEEGFFIGMKLVRGAYMEKENKRAEEKGYKSPICVSKQATDENYDASVVYMMEHLDKMAIFAGTHNEESSYKLIELMSQKGISPNDSRIWFGQLYGMSDNISYNLAEKGYNVAKYLPFGPVRDVMPYLIRRAEENTSVAGQTNRELNLLKAERKRRKLEK, encoded by the coding sequence ATGGAAAAAATATTTAACAATACCGAAGTTGCATTTGGATTAAAAACAGACACCGAATTAGATAGAGCTTATTTTTTATTTAAAATGATTGCCAATGAACCATTGGTTAGAATTGGAACAGCGGTGACCAATTTTGCAATCAAAGCTCATCTTCCTGTCGAAGGATTAATAAGAGCAACTGTTTTTGATCATTTTTGTGGAGGAACAACTGAAGAAGATTGTCTTTCTGTGGTTGATAAAATGTATACAAAAGGGGTTTCATCAGTTTTAGATTATTCTGTTGAAGGAAAAGAAGAAGAAAATCAATTTGATGCAGCATTAGCGATGACTTTGAAAACTGTTGATTTTGCTAAAGAACGACAAGCAATACCTTTTGCAGTTTTCAAGCCAACTGGAATTGGAAGATTTGACTTGTATGTTAAGATTGGAGAGAAAAAAGAATTAAATCAAGCAGAACAAGAAGAATGGAATAGAGTAGTTGCCCGTTTTGATTTAATTTGTAAAACGGCACATGAAAAAGATGTAGCATTGTTAATTGATGGAGAAGAAAGCTGGATGCAAGATGCAGCAGATGATATTGTAACTGAAATGATGCGTCGTTATAACAAAGAAAAAGCGATAGTTTTTAATACTTTGCAAATGTACCGTTGGGACAGATTAGACTATTTAAAAAAACTTCATCAAGTTGCTAAAGAAGAAGGATTTTTTATTGGAATGAAGTTAGTTCGTGGTGCTTACATGGAAAAAGAAAATAAACGTGCAGAAGAAAAAGGTTATAAGTCTCCAATTTGTGTTTCAAAGCAAGCTACAGACGAAAATTATGATGCATCAGTTGTTTACATGATGGAGCATTTGGATAAAATGGCCATTTTTGCTGGAACTCATAATGAGGAAAGTTCATATAAATTAATTGAATTAATGAGTCAAAAAGGAATTTCTCCAAATGATTCAAGAATTTGGTTTGGACAACTGTATGGAATGAGTGATAATATTAGTTATAATTTAGCCGAAAAAGGCTATAATGTTGCCAAATACTTACCATTTGGTCCAGTAAGAGATGTTATGCCTTATTTGATAAGAAGAGCTGAAGAGAATACTTCTGTAGCAGGTCAAACAAATAGAGAGTTAAATCTTTTAAAAGCGGAACGAAAGAGAAGAAAGTTAGAAAAGTAA